One Pseudomonas sp. FP1742 genomic window carries:
- a CDS encoding benzaldehyde dehydrogenase, with amino-acid sequence MSVIEPSDFLRDEPWRERIFNGDWLRPLGGSHSVIEPATGEVLTVTGLADAADIAFASLNAARAQPAWAALGPRERAEIFRKAAALAQQHFAELALYIARESGGSLFKGEHEVREAIVLLHQAAGLLSQPHGLVLPSEAGRLSYARRLPHGVVGVISPFNFPLVLSLRSVAPALAAGNAVVLKPDPQTPVSGGFIIARLFEAAGLPKGLLQVLPGAAPAGEALCRDPHVRMIAFTGSTAAGRKVAELAGRHLKKVALELGGKNSLIVLEDADLELAASNAAWGAWLHQGQICMATGRILVHESIAQELVRRLAEKARAITVGNAARGEAVLGPLINKRQLLRVHEIVTESVKAGATLQAGGEYEQLFYQPTVLSGVRPGMRAFDEEIFGPVATVVSFASDDEAIDLANRTEYGLSAGIISPSVGHAMAMGEQLNCGLLHINDQTVADECINPFGGRGSSGNAGSVGGPADWDEYTQWQWVTVKDKAPRYPF; translated from the coding sequence ATGTCGGTAATTGAACCATCTGATTTTCTGCGGGACGAGCCATGGCGCGAGCGCATCTTCAATGGCGACTGGCTACGTCCATTGGGCGGCAGCCACAGCGTCATCGAACCGGCCACCGGCGAGGTGTTGACCGTCACCGGTTTGGCCGATGCAGCGGACATCGCGTTTGCCAGTCTGAACGCCGCTCGTGCTCAACCGGCCTGGGCGGCATTGGGACCACGGGAACGCGCAGAGATCTTTCGTAAAGCTGCCGCACTGGCCCAGCAACACTTTGCCGAACTGGCGTTGTACATCGCCCGGGAAAGTGGCGGCAGCCTGTTCAAGGGTGAACATGAGGTCCGTGAGGCGATCGTGTTGCTGCATCAGGCGGCCGGGCTGCTGTCGCAACCCCATGGTCTGGTTCTGCCGAGCGAAGCGGGGCGCTTGTCCTATGCACGCCGGTTGCCCCATGGCGTGGTCGGGGTGATCTCGCCGTTCAACTTTCCCCTGGTGTTGTCCCTGCGTTCGGTGGCGCCGGCGCTGGCGGCGGGCAACGCCGTGGTGCTCAAGCCCGATCCGCAGACCCCGGTCAGTGGCGGTTTCATCATTGCCCGGTTGTTCGAGGCGGCTGGTCTGCCCAAGGGCTTGCTGCAGGTGTTGCCGGGTGCGGCGCCAGCCGGAGAAGCGCTGTGCCGCGATCCGCATGTGCGGATGATCGCGTTCACCGGCTCCACTGCAGCGGGGCGCAAAGTCGCGGAGCTGGCTGGGCGTCATCTGAAAAAAGTCGCCCTGGAGCTGGGCGGCAAGAACTCGTTGATCGTGCTCGAAGACGCCGATCTCGAACTGGCGGCCAGCAACGCCGCCTGGGGTGCCTGGCTGCATCAGGGGCAGATTTGCATGGCCACCGGACGCATCCTGGTCCATGAGTCGATTGCACAAGAACTGGTCCGCCGGCTGGCGGAAAAGGCACGGGCAATCACGGTCGGCAATGCCGCTCGCGGTGAGGCGGTGCTGGGGCCGTTGATCAACAAACGCCAGCTGTTGCGAGTGCATGAAATCGTTACGGAGAGTGTGAAGGCCGGGGCAACTCTGCAAGCCGGCGGCGAGTATGAGCAGCTCTTCTACCAACCCACGGTGCTTTCCGGTGTGCGCCCGGGCATGCGCGCATTCGACGAGGAAATCTTCGGCCCGGTGGCCACGGTGGTGAGCTTTGCCAGCGACGATGAGGCCATCGACCTGGCCAACCGCACCGAGTATGGCTTGTCCGCGGGGATCATTTCGCCTTCGGTCGGGCACGCGATGGCGATGGGCGAGCAACTCAATTGCGGGCTGCTGCACATCAACGACCAGACAGTGGCCGACGAATGCATCAACCCCTTCGGCGGACGCGGCAGCTCAGGAAATGCCGGCAGCGTTGGCGGCCCGGCCGACTGGGATGAATACACCCAATGGCAATGGGTGACGGTCAAGGATAAGGCGCCGCGTTACCCGTTCTGA
- a CDS encoding sigma-54-dependent Fis family transcriptional regulator, with protein MNNPHSLLPHLAVQEEHFSPRGDSTQLAEGNSPTLAELTECLFFSPVDGRIWLNDQRMLLLHSSSFGALRREIIERQGLEQSRGLFTRTGYLSGARDARLIRERWPDADAAAVFSAGTRLHTLEGMTKVEPLHFKFDADSGFYEGEFLWHHSCEADEHIAAFGIGQDPVCWTELGYAIGYVSGLFGRLVIFRETECRGMGHESCRVIGKTAEQWGDVEQDLSYLTASPSSAAPKQRQAPAPAPQDDDHENPGGPKPIGASAAFNAATLALQRVAPTPATVLFSGESGVGKELFARQLHQFSPRHQAPFVALNCAAIPDNLIEAELFGVERGAYTGATHSRPGRFERAQGGTLFLDEIASLSLPGQGKLLRALQEREIERIGGGQPIKVDVRVVAATNVDLRNAVAAGDFREDLFYRLNVYPIVLPPLRERRDDIPLLVNAFLRRFCQAYARKPAGLTMRALKVLLRYDFPGNVRELQNLVERGLIASEDGQAIDLVHLFRNEPMPQDAYSLDDNGSLAATDQSPADTQPRPALLETLARLEHGFSIEGLESRLIDEALQKSQGNLAAAARLLGLSRAQFAYRLKKYRQTSA; from the coding sequence ATGAACAATCCCCATTCGCTGCTTCCTCATCTTGCCGTGCAGGAGGAGCATTTCTCGCCCCGAGGCGACAGTACCCAACTGGCCGAAGGCAACTCACCGACCCTGGCCGAGTTGACCGAATGCCTGTTCTTTTCCCCTGTTGACGGACGTATCTGGCTCAACGACCAGCGCATGCTGCTCTTGCACAGCTCATCCTTCGGCGCGCTGCGACGGGAAATTATCGAGCGCCAGGGACTGGAACAGAGCCGTGGCCTGTTTACCCGCACCGGCTATCTCTCCGGCGCGCGCGATGCGCGACTGATCCGCGAGCGCTGGCCAGACGCCGACGCCGCGGCGGTTTTCTCGGCCGGCACGCGTCTGCATACGCTCGAAGGCATGACCAAGGTCGAACCCCTGCACTTCAAGTTCGACGCCGACTCAGGCTTCTATGAAGGTGAATTCCTCTGGCACCACTCCTGTGAGGCCGACGAACATATCGCCGCCTTCGGCATCGGCCAGGATCCGGTGTGCTGGACCGAACTGGGTTATGCCATCGGTTATGTCAGCGGGCTGTTCGGCCGTCTGGTGATCTTCCGCGAAACCGAATGCCGGGGCATGGGCCATGAAAGCTGCCGGGTGATCGGCAAGACCGCCGAGCAATGGGGCGATGTCGAACAGGACTTGAGTTATCTCACTGCCTCGCCCTCCAGCGCGGCACCGAAACAGCGTCAGGCCCCGGCGCCCGCCCCCCAGGACGACGACCACGAAAACCCCGGCGGGCCAAAACCCATTGGCGCCAGCGCGGCCTTCAATGCCGCCACCCTCGCCTTGCAGCGCGTGGCGCCGACGCCCGCCACGGTGTTGTTCAGCGGCGAGTCCGGGGTCGGCAAAGAGTTGTTCGCCCGTCAGTTGCATCAGTTCAGCCCACGCCATCAAGCACCTTTCGTGGCGCTCAACTGCGCCGCCATACCGGACAATCTGATCGAGGCTGAACTGTTCGGTGTCGAGCGTGGCGCCTACACCGGCGCGACCCATTCGCGCCCCGGACGCTTCGAGCGCGCCCAGGGCGGCACGCTGTTTCTCGACGAAATCGCCAGCCTCAGCCTGCCGGGTCAGGGCAAGTTGCTGCGGGCATTGCAGGAGCGGGAGATCGAGCGCATCGGCGGTGGTCAGCCCATCAAGGTCGACGTCCGGGTGGTGGCGGCCACCAATGTCGACTTGCGCAACGCCGTGGCGGCCGGAGACTTTCGCGAAGACTTGTTCTACCGGCTGAATGTCTACCCCATCGTGCTGCCACCGCTGCGCGAACGTCGCGATGATATTCCGTTGCTGGTCAACGCGTTCCTGCGGCGCTTCTGTCAGGCCTACGCCCGCAAACCCGCCGGCCTGACCATGCGCGCACTCAAGGTGTTGTTGCGCTATGACTTCCCCGGCAACGTACGGGAATTGCAGAACCTGGTGGAGCGCGGCCTGATCGCCAGCGAAGACGGCCAAGCCATCGATCTGGTCCACCTGTTTCGCAACGAACCCATGCCGCAGGATGCGTACTCTCTGGACGACAATGGCAGCCTCGCCGCAACCGACCAGAGTCCCGCCGACACACAGCCTCGCCCTGCCTTGCTGGAAACCCTGGCTCGCCTGGAACACGGCTTCTCCATTGAAGGACTGGAGTCGCGCCTGATCGATGAAGCGCTGCAAAAAAGCCAAGGCAATCTGGCCGCTGCCGCCCGATTGCTGGGGTTGAGTCGTGCGCAGTTTGCCTATCGACTGAAAAAATACCGACAGACATCGGCTTGA
- a CDS encoding TetR/AcrR family transcriptional regulator produces the protein MSGLRERQKVERRQAISKAAIELFERQGFQNTTIEQIANQAGVSAPTVFKYFGNKQEIILEILHDADQRALKDTRNQIPEIEDPVDALCYLERLLTGYALEVMHPSLWRELLPLILFGGDNGLPEGYRAMNDALRAEISGLLRELQQAGKLRADLNVDLAAFLLNDYSHLQLFRLVNQEQPDIESHSAQVRRITELLFYGMRA, from the coding sequence GTGAGCGGACTGCGTGAACGTCAGAAAGTCGAACGACGCCAAGCCATCAGCAAGGCAGCGATCGAACTGTTCGAGCGTCAAGGTTTCCAGAACACCACCATCGAACAGATCGCCAACCAGGCTGGGGTGTCGGCGCCCACCGTGTTCAAGTACTTCGGCAACAAGCAGGAAATCATCCTGGAAATCCTCCACGACGCCGACCAGCGCGCCCTCAAGGACACCCGCAACCAGATCCCTGAAATTGAGGATCCGGTCGACGCCCTGTGCTACCTGGAACGCCTGCTGACCGGTTACGCCCTGGAGGTCATGCATCCCAGCCTCTGGCGTGAACTGCTGCCGTTGATTCTGTTTGGTGGTGATAACGGACTGCCCGAAGGTTATCGGGCCATGAACGATGCGCTCAGGGCTGAAATCAGCGGTTTGCTCAGAGAACTGCAACAGGCCGGCAAATTGCGCGCCGACCTCAACGTCGACCTGGCCGCCTTCCTGTTGAACGACTACTCACACCTGCAGTTGTTCAGGCTGGTCAACCAGGAACAGCCGGACATCGAGTCACACTCCGCCCAGGTAAGGCGTATCACCGAGCTGCTCTTTTACGGAATGCGGGCCTGA
- a CDS encoding polyamine ABC transporter substrate-binding protein gives MNMFLRNTLLGAVVSLLASGLCLAEERTVRIYNWIEYLPPEVLKSFQEEKGIRPIYDVFDSVETLESKLLTGNSGYDVVYPGSANLSHLIAAGAVQPLDRNQLPNWQHLDPEFMKTLEAAGDTGNRYAAPYLWGTTLIGYNVDKVQQVLGANVQMNTWDMIFKEENLAKLASCGVGFLDAANEIVPIALHYKGLDPNSQKREDYPQAQAAMMKIRPHITYFNSSRYGMDLANGDICVAVGWSGGVALAKQLADAAGKGVRVEMALPREGAPMWSDVMMVPANAPHTKEAYEFINYILRPDVIARISNKIGYPNPNKDATALVNADIRNNPNMYVPDEARKTLFALQPMPAAVERIRTRTWTTIKTNR, from the coding sequence ATGAACATGTTTTTGCGTAACACCTTATTGGGCGCTGTAGTGTCGTTGCTGGCCAGCGGTTTGTGCCTGGCTGAAGAGCGCACGGTGCGGATCTACAACTGGATCGAATACCTGCCACCTGAAGTGCTCAAGAGCTTCCAGGAGGAAAAGGGCATCCGTCCGATCTACGACGTTTTTGACAGTGTCGAAACCCTGGAGTCCAAGCTGCTGACCGGTAATTCCGGGTATGACGTGGTGTATCCCGGCAGCGCCAACCTGAGTCACCTGATCGCCGCCGGTGCCGTCCAGCCGCTGGATCGCAACCAACTGCCGAACTGGCAGCACCTGGACCCGGAGTTCATGAAAACCCTGGAAGCCGCGGGTGATACGGGCAACCGCTACGCGGCACCGTACCTATGGGGCACCACGCTGATCGGCTACAACGTCGACAAGGTTCAGCAAGTCCTCGGCGCCAATGTGCAGATGAACACCTGGGACATGATCTTCAAGGAAGAGAACCTCGCCAAGCTGGCCAGCTGCGGTGTCGGTTTCCTCGACGCAGCCAACGAAATCGTGCCCATCGCCTTGCACTACAAGGGCCTCGACCCCAACAGCCAGAAGCGCGAAGACTACCCGCAGGCCCAGGCGGCGATGATGAAGATTCGCCCGCACATCACCTACTTCAACTCCTCACGCTACGGCATGGACCTGGCCAACGGTGACATTTGCGTAGCCGTCGGCTGGTCGGGTGGCGTGGCGCTGGCCAAGCAACTGGCCGATGCGGCCGGCAAGGGCGTCAGGGTGGAGATGGCGTTACCCAGGGAAGGTGCGCCGATGTGGTCGGATGTGATGATGGTGCCGGCCAACGCTCCCCATACCAAAGAGGCCTATGAGTTCATCAACTACATCCTGCGCCCTGACGTCATTGCCCGGATCAGCAATAAGATCGGTTACCCCAATCCGAACAAGGACGCCACCGCGCTGGTGAACGCCGACATCCGTAATAACCCCAACATGTATGTGCCGGACGAAGCGCGCAAAACACTGTTCGCTCTGCAGCCCATGCCGGCAGCCGTGGAGCGGATCCGCACCCGCACCTGGACCACCATCAAGACCAACCGCTGA
- a CDS encoding serine hydrolase, with amino-acid sequence MSQNTAPLLASLYIQTNESSLDRRSAPLFMQGFPAEPKRRVTWSNWMRPPFNQWGFRNLARLRPSIDVEAGGGPVSVLKEAPRALDELHFDSECGLSVSVIDHLVASQTDAFLVMQGDTVLFERYFNGQRPRDRHVMFSVTKSLIGTLGEQLVCDGILNPELPAASYVPELLGSAFGDATVRQLFDMAVAIDYSEVYDDPNSESSQYGYACGFQPAPAQYAQFESLYQYLPSLKKRGSHGGFFHYVTATTEALAWVMERASGKACNQLLQDLWSQLGCERDGYFMADPWGRSVAGAGFNATLRDMARFGRLLANDGRHDGLQLLSTETVARIAAGSDPAIYAKNSEFSNWTPGASYRSQWYVFNDHSQAIMAGGIHGQYLFVDKPSGVVIVKQSSLTEAVSPFDADSVRMLRAIAAHLRH; translated from the coding sequence ATGAGTCAGAACACCGCGCCGTTGCTGGCCAGTCTTTACATCCAGACGAATGAGTCGTCACTCGACAGGCGCTCGGCGCCTTTGTTTATGCAGGGTTTTCCGGCCGAGCCGAAGCGCCGCGTCACCTGGAGCAACTGGATGCGTCCACCGTTCAATCAGTGGGGGTTCCGCAATCTGGCGCGCCTGCGTCCCTCTATTGATGTGGAGGCGGGTGGTGGACCGGTCAGTGTCCTGAAGGAAGCACCGCGAGCGCTGGATGAACTGCACTTCGACAGTGAATGTGGCTTGAGCGTCAGTGTCATCGATCATCTGGTGGCCAGTCAGACCGACGCCTTTTTGGTGATGCAGGGCGACACCGTGCTGTTCGAGCGTTACTTCAACGGCCAGCGTCCCCGGGACCGGCACGTCATGTTCTCGGTGACCAAGTCGCTGATCGGCACCCTGGGGGAGCAACTGGTCTGCGATGGCATCCTCAATCCGGAGTTGCCGGCGGCATCTTATGTGCCCGAACTGTTGGGCAGCGCGTTTGGCGATGCCACGGTGCGCCAGCTGTTCGACATGGCCGTGGCCATCGACTACAGCGAAGTCTATGACGATCCCAACTCCGAGAGCTCGCAGTACGGCTATGCCTGCGGTTTCCAGCCGGCACCTGCGCAGTACGCTCAGTTCGAGTCGCTGTATCAGTACCTGCCGTCGCTGAAAAAACGCGGCAGTCACGGCGGCTTTTTCCATTACGTGACCGCCACCACCGAAGCCCTGGCCTGGGTCATGGAGCGCGCTTCGGGCAAGGCTTGCAATCAATTGCTGCAAGACCTCTGGAGCCAGTTGGGGTGTGAGCGTGACGGCTATTTCATGGCCGACCCTTGGGGGCGCAGCGTCGCCGGTGCCGGTTTCAACGCCACCTTGCGAGACATGGCGCGGTTCGGTCGACTGCTGGCCAACGACGGTCGCCATGATGGGCTGCAATTGCTGTCGACCGAGACGGTTGCACGCATCGCCGCCGGTTCCGATCCGGCGATCTACGCCAAAAACTCCGAATTCTCCAACTGGACCCCCGGTGCTTCCTACCGCAGCCAGTGGTACGTCTTCAACGACCACAGCCAGGCGATCATGGCCGGTGGTATCCACGGCCAATACCTGTTCGTCGATAAGCCGTCCGGTGTGGTGATCGTCAAGCAGTCATCGCTGACCGAAGCTGTCAGCCCATTCGATGCTGACAGCGTGCGCATGCTGCGTGCCATTGCCGCGCACCTTCGCCACTGA
- a CDS encoding helix-turn-helix transcriptional regulator translates to MSPADKLSSTIRRVAMNPQSMNSDIPGALARPLGALTGWQERRAKELMIRDMGSCVRISQVAEHCNLSRSHFSRAFKKITGHSPQDWLTRMKIEKAKSLLITAMAITEVAHECGFSDHSHFTRTFNRLEGVTPKAWRCAFHHAITSNGSLMPEIDQDISNRIILNHAPHSLRKAQAQELHP, encoded by the coding sequence ATGTCACCGGCGGACAAACTTTCCTCAACGATCAGGAGAGTCGCCATGAACCCACAATCGATGAATTCAGACATTCCAGGCGCCCTTGCAAGACCGCTGGGAGCCCTGACCGGCTGGCAGGAGCGCCGTGCCAAAGAACTGATGATACGTGACATGGGCAGTTGCGTACGCATCAGCCAAGTTGCCGAGCATTGCAACCTATCGCGCAGCCATTTTTCCCGGGCATTCAAAAAGATTACCGGCCATTCACCGCAAGACTGGTTGACGAGGATGAAAATCGAAAAAGCCAAAAGCCTGCTGATCACTGCGATGGCGATCACCGAAGTCGCCCATGAATGCGGTTTCAGCGACCACTCGCATTTCACCCGCACCTTCAACCGCCTGGAAGGTGTAACACCCAAGGCCTGGCGCTGCGCCTTTCATCATGCCATCACGAGCAACGGTTCCCTGATGCCTGAGATTGATCAGGACATATCCAACAGGATAATCCTCAACCACGCGCCCCATAGCCTGCGAAAGGCCCAGGCACAGGAACTTCACCCATGA